The genomic segment GAGCAGGGTGAGATAGCCCCTCGGCTGAACGACGTCACCATGTCGGCGGAGCAGGCCAGAGAGGATCACGCACTGGTCATGCAGTATGTCATGCTCATGCTGTGCACCGGGCTTATACACGGCGACCTTTCCGAGTTTAATGTGTTGGTGAATGAGGAGGGCCCCGTCATTATCGATCTGCCTCAGGCAGTTGATGCTGCCGCCAACAACAATGCTCAGTCGATGTTGGAGCGAGATGTAAAAAACATGACCGACTATTACGGAATGTTCGCGCCGGATCTTCTCGAATCCCACTACGCTCAAGAAATCTGGTCTCTATTTGAGGATGGAGACCTCTATCCGGATCGCCAGCTGACGGGCAACTTCGAGCTCGATACGCATATCGCCAACACCGACGCGGTGCTGGATGAAATCCGTGCGGTTCTGGCGGAGGAAGAAAGCCGACAGGAACGATTGAAAGCGGCTGATTCACTGGATTAGGGCTCGAGGAACCTGCTTGGGCAATTCGACGTTTGCAGAGCCGTGGGGCCCGGTGCTACGCGGTCTCCATCGCAGCGCCCGATCCACGGTATGTGGACCAAAGTAGTGAAATTTGAACGAGGATTCATACATTCCTCACTGAGGAATAATCCGGAAAAAACAGGAGGCATTGCACACCGGCGCTACCCGACAATCTTTTCCACCAGCGCCGGTATTTCGCGCGGGTGATCCACGGTGTAGCAGGCACGAATAGTGGATACGGGATCGGGCTTCTGCTCATGCCTGACCCAGATCGTTTTGATATTGCTGTTTGACGCTCCAACAATGTCTGCACTGAAGCTGTCGCCAATGTGAATGGCTTCCTCTGCCTGACAGTTGGCCAGCTGCAGGGCCTTTTCAAATATTGAACGGGCGGGCTTTTGCTCACTTTCCTGCCCCCCAACGATAATATGATCTACATAGTGTTCAAGGTTTACCGCGGCAATCTTGGGTAACTGCGAAAACTCGGGTCCGTTGGTGATAACTACAAGGGTGAGTTTGTCTCTTATGCGATCCAAGAAATCCGCGATTCCAGGATAAAAATCGAACGCGTCTATGCGCTCGCTTTCAAATACCTCGAGTAAATCATTTGCCAGCGTATCGGTGACGGTATTGATATGCTGCTCTGCCAGTAAGTCTTGAATGAGCTTTTTACGGAAGGCTTCCTCACCCTGTCGTTCGATAATGGGAAGGTAGGCACTGCGCTGCGAGTCACTCCACTCCCTGTAAATTCCTGTGACAAAAGCGGAAGCGAATGCGTCCCCGTTCAGCGACGTCTCTTCTGAAAAACGCTGGCAGACATGCCGCGCAAACTGTATTTTTGCGGCATCGACAGCCCTGTGCGTGTCGCACAAGGTGTTGTCCATATCCAGTAATAACGCTCTCAACATGCACTTAACCGAGTAGAGTCAAAAAATAAGCGCGGCTTTTTAACCACGCTGCGGATCGATAATGAAAAATGATCATCACATATGCCAAGTGACGTATGCAGTGATTCGAGGCAGTACGTTTTTTTGCAATCGCCCGCCCTTTATTAAGAATCTCGCCCTATTGATGCTCCCGGGCCGAGGGGTTGTCCGTAACTAAACTCGACGAAGTTGCCATCAGGGTCTTTAATCCCGCAGTAGTAGCCAACGGGGTAGGGCTCTTGCCGTGGCGGCCACTCAAGGATGCCAGCCGATGCTGCCTTAGTCGCAATAGCATCTACCGCCTCTGCGCTAGCAACGGCAAAACCCAGATGCGAGAAGTCTGTATCAAGCTGATTGCGGCCAGGGCCGCCTGGAATGAGCACGACGATAAACTCTTTCTCCTTGCCGGGCTCTGCAAGCCACACGATACGTTTGCCATCGCTGGTTCGGTCGTGGGTTATATGCATACCGGCATAGTCAGTGTAGAAAGCGATACACGCTTCAATATCGCTTACATGCAGGGCAAGGTGGGTAAAGGCAGGGGCCATCGCGGAGCCTTTAAATCAGTTCAGGATTTCAAGCACCAGTGTACATCATGCGGTGCCTGCGGGCGTTGCTTCATCCGCTGGCGAACGATGTTTTATTCAGCCAAACGTCCGTTTTACGAGAGGAGCAGCGCGCATGTGAAAGTAGTGATACTGACCAGTCGTTGTTTGCAGTAGAGACATGCCCTGAAACCCCGCTAATTCTGCTCATCCAGATCGATACTCTCGCGCGCGACTTTGGAGAAGTAATCGTCCAGTTCACTTTCTCTGGATAATTGAAAGGCGGGAGGCACCAGCGCGCTGGATGGCAGTGGCAGGTAAAATGCGTCCTCTTCCTCGCCGAAGTAGAGAAAAGCAAATGCCACGCCGCTCACTAAAGCGGTCAAGGCGAAGGCGACTGCCAGCGTGTTGCGTATATTGGTGGCTATAAGCAGATTGAGTTGAAACAAGACAACCAGAATAACGAAAAGAAAACCCCATTCGAATATCTCCGTGACTGTCGTGCTGTGGAATGGATAAGCCAGATAAGCGGCAATAAACGATAGTAAAGTCGCCGACAGGGAAATCATAGAGGCAACGATCAACTGCAGTCCGAAATGCTGCTGCTGCCTTACGATGCTTCCCGTTATAGCCCATATGCCCGCCCATCCCACAATGACTACGCCAGAAAACAACACGCCGTAGGCGTATTCCTCCCACTCCAGCCGGGTGGATCCCTCGAAATAACTCAGCACAAGATCCAGAGCGCAAAATCCCAACAGGACAATAACCGGTAAAATAAAACTCGTGCCCTCCATTGCAAGCCAGTTGGACAGAACCAGCTTGCGGGTGGGTTCTACGGAATGCGCGTCAGAATAGAGCGAGAGCCGAGTGCGCCCTACTGTCACTTTATCGCCGGAGGAGACAGCGATCTGGTCCTCGCGCACACGCGTGTTGTTCAGTAATACCGGGTTGGCGTAATCCAGCACCTGCATCAACCACTGCTCGCCTTCCTGGCAGAACACAAGCTGCTCAGGCGCCACGTGTGGGTCGGTCAGCACGAGATCATTGCCATACCCGCGACCAACACTTAGCCGTCCTTCTTTGCTGCGGGCAAGTTCCGCCATGCGTCCGCTTCTGCCGCCGGTCTGTACGACTAGCGAGTCCATGATACCGCTCCGGCAATATGTTTAAACACGGCCAGGGCGTTCTCCGCACTAACGCCCGTTGCCCCCATTTTGATAACGGCCGCAATATCATTAAAATCAACAGATACCATGGCCATTGAGGCGTCATAGAGGCCCTCGTGTTCTCGGTATCCCCGCAGACAGGTTGAGATTTTCCAGTTGGCCTGGTTTACCCGGACCACATC from the Candidatus Marimicrobium litorale genome contains:
- a CDS encoding PA4780 family RIO1-like protein kinase, which encodes MKAPKRLQPLLHDGLIDEVIRPLMSGKEADVFVVRCGSDIRCAKIYKDSLKRSFKKAAQYTEGRKVRNSRRARAIEKGSKFGRKQQEETWQNAEVDALYKLAHAGVRVPQPYGCFDGVLLMELITDEQGEIAPRLNDVTMSAEQAREDHALVMQYVMLMLCTGLIHGDLSEFNVLVNEEGPVIIDLPQAVDAAANNNAQSMLERDVKNMTDYYGMFAPDLLESHYAQEIWSLFEDGDLYPDRQLTGNFELDTHIANTDAVLDEIRAVLAEEESRQERLKAADSLD
- a CDS encoding FHA domain-containing protein, whose protein sequence is MDSLVVQTGGRSGRMAELARSKEGRLSVGRGYGNDLVLTDPHVAPEQLVFCQEGEQWLMQVLDYANPVLLNNTRVREDQIAVSSGDKVTVGRTRLSLYSDAHSVEPTRKLVLSNWLAMEGTSFILPVIVLLGFCALDLVLSYFEGSTRLEWEEYAYGVLFSGVVIVGWAGIWAITGSIVRQQQHFGLQLIVASMISLSATLLSFIAAYLAYPFHSTTVTEIFEWGFLFVILVVLFQLNLLIATNIRNTLAVAFALTALVSGVAFAFLYFGEEEDAFYLPLPSSALVPPAFQLSRESELDDYFSKVARESIDLDEQN
- a CDS encoding VOC family protein — protein: MAPAFTHLALHVSDIEACIAFYTDYAGMHITHDRTSDGKRIVWLAEPGKEKEFIVVLIPGGPGRNQLDTDFSHLGFAVASAEAVDAIATKAASAGILEWPPRQEPYPVGYYCGIKDPDGNFVEFSYGQPLGPGASIGRDS
- a CDS encoding HAD family hydrolase — encoded protein: MLRALLLDMDNTLCDTHRAVDAAKIQFARHVCQRFSEETSLNGDAFASAFVTGIYREWSDSQRSAYLPIIERQGEEAFRKKLIQDLLAEQHINTVTDTLANDLLEVFESERIDAFDFYPGIADFLDRIRDKLTLVVITNGPEFSQLPKIAAVNLEHYVDHIIVGGQESEQKPARSIFEKALQLANCQAEEAIHIGDSFSADIVGASNSNIKTIWVRHEQKPDPVSTIRACYTVDHPREIPALVEKIVG